In Actinoplanes lobatus, the DNA window GCCGAGCCCGTGGCCCTGCCAGGAGATCCGCTGGTCGGTGGGCAGGATGTTGAAGAACTGGTACCAGTACAGCAGGCCGATGAACGCGGCCACCGCCAGATGCCACCAGCTGCGCTCGACCAGGCCACGGGTCAGCAGCAACCCGAGATAGCCGAAGATCACACCGCTGGCGCCGACCACCACCGTGTCCGGGTCGCCGATGAACCAGACGCCGAGCCCGGCGACCAGCATGATCAGGGCGGTCGACCAGAGGAACCGGCGCACTCCCCCGGCCAGCACGAACGTGCCGAGCAGGATGAGCGGGACGGCGTTGCCGTACAGATGCTCCCAGTCGCCGTGCAGGAACGGGCTGAACAGCACCCCGTCGAGCCCCGCCACGTGGTGCGGGATGATGCCGCCGGCCACGTCGAGCGTGCCGGCGCCGAGGGCGACGTCGATCGCCTCGATCAGGAACAGCGCCGGGACCACGGCGCACATCGTCACGAACGCCCGGCCCAGCGACGCGTAGAAAGCCTCGGTGCCGAAACGCCCCGCATCGTCCGTGCGTGCGCCGGCCGCCCACCCGTAACCCATGCCTCGATGGTCGCAGGGCGGCGCACCCTCGGCCACCGGAGGAGACGGTCAGCTCAGTTTGCGTACGGCTTCCCGGATCGCGTCCCGGTAGACCGAGATCTGCGTGTAGACGCCGAAATATCCGTCCCGCGCACAGCCCAGCCCCCAGCTGACGATCCCGACCTGCGCCCAGCGCCCGGCCCGGTCACGGCGCACCATGGGCCCGCCGGAGTCGCCCTGGCAGGTGTCGACGCCCCGCCGCCCGGCACAGATCGACTTCTCCTTCATCACCTTGACGCCGATCTTGCGGTACGCGGCCGCGCACTCGGCGTCCGGGATCGTCGGCACGGTCGCG includes these proteins:
- a CDS encoding rhomboid family intramembrane serine protease is translated as MGYGWAAGARTDDAGRFGTEAFYASLGRAFVTMCAVVPALFLIEAIDVALGAGTLDVAGGIIPHHVAGLDGVLFSPFLHGDWEHLYGNAVPLILLGTFVLAGGVRRFLWSTALIMLVAGLGVWFIGDPDTVVVGASGVIFGYLGLLLTRGLVERSWWHLAVAAFIGLLYWYQFFNILPTDQRISWQGHGLGLLGGVIAAIVFRRR